A segment of the Arachis hypogaea cultivar Tifrunner chromosome 5, arahy.Tifrunner.gnm2.J5K5, whole genome shotgun sequence genome:
tgctaattaatatatattgactGAGTAAGTAACTAACATATACATACCAGGCCAGGGGTTTCCTTGAGAGAAGCGTTAACCTCAATGATTTCACCAGAGATTGGAGAGTTGACATCACTGGTTGCCTTTACACTCTCAACGGCTCCAAAGCTGCCTCcttgtttcactgaaccacctggTTCAGGCAGATCTACAAACACAACCTCTCCAAGATGGTCCTGATTATGCAAATTCAATTTGTTGAATTCATTACTTCAATTTCATTGGAAATAACTCTATGTGTAGTAATAACAAACCTGAGCATGGTCAGTGATTCCAATGGTGGCCACTGAGCCTTCATGTTTGACCCATTCATGTGAGTTTGCGTACTTGAGTCCATCCAACACTGCAAACATGATAATTAATTAAGCAAAACAAACATGAACGAACAGAATAGAGTGTATGGTAGAATGTTATATATACCGGTAGAGAAGCATctggagagagagaagggagatggGAGGTGATGAGTTCTACAAGCTGCTGAAGATAGTTTGAGTACATTTGCAGTTGAAGAAGCCCACAGCCTGAGTGCCATGGTTCTAAGAAGAATATGATAGAGAGATACGTGTGTCTGTTTTATCTCTGGCaaatttttctctttatcttGGATGTATGGTAGCCAGCCAATACCTCATCCTTATACTTTTTGTTTCCACCGTCTCCTTTATCTTATGTTTCTTTAATGTTATCCATAAAACATATGTTACTATTACTCTCTTTAAATACACTTTAGACGAATTTAATTCTTATCAACCAATTGCTTCCTTCACAGGACAGAACCACAGTCAAGACTAACGCCTTCTTTCATTGTTGGGCTCTCAAAGCCCACTATACACTTTAGACAAGAAAAAAATAGGTCTTAGACAGTTTCATCTTTCTATGACatataaattgaaagaaaaaaaaattaagaatctgTAGAGAGTTCGAATGTGCATTCAGCAACTCATTGGTCAGCGATAAATTGTTAAATGGAGCTTAAATTCGCAGCGGATTAAACTTTAACCTGTTAAAGAATACCGTGGACaatcaaataaaattttgataataacaaaaaaacgaattcatagttattattttaaaattttaattaacaatttaaaaagagttaTGGCCATAATCTTGAACAAGACATAACTATACattatattttctcttttattactcTAAATTTTCTCTGTATTTATTTCCCTGTtcatataaaaatttagttatctCAAATCATATATTTGTCCATTAATATATCAAATTTTTACAGCAAAAAAAATAGGCTTTATGGATTCAGAAGATTGCAATCATTTGAGCCAAAGCAAATATCATGCAAGGTTGGCCTATACTCAATTCCCAAAGTATAAATGTACAGCTTTTTTATTGTTTGAAATACCTTTGCTTCAAGTTCCAACAGCACCCACTATCTTCAAATTTTAAATGGTTTTGGCTCTCACTCACTTTTCTCTCCTGAGTTATTAATTAAgttgaaaatatttaaatttgtttttagatTAGTAAAGTAAAGTTTAACTTTGATAGTGAAAATGTAAAGCACGTCCATATGCATTTGTGCATGTTTGAATTAAAGTTTGTAAATAACagtttgtataaaattatttttataaaattaattttaaataaaagtgaGTTAGTAttaatatgatttattttttacaactttatattaaaataaattataataaaataaatattatttggattatattgttaaaaatcatttttaagtaaaaatttactaaagaacgtgaatttaaattattattttattattttattttaaatatttaaataaattttatgaaccaattttataataaaaattaatatttaattattaaattaaaaataatatattaaaatttacaaaatatattttatatcaaaaacaaaaataatatatgaataatatatcaaaatatactttattaaattatattattcataattttgtttaatactCTAagtactcttttatttaatactattttaaattataaattttaattatttatcattttattattagttataattaattttttatttattttattctttttaataggatcaataatttatattataacaaaattataataataaactaatataCAAGTATTACACTCACAAATTTTAACAGAggcaaaccaaaaataaaaaaaatttattcataacaaaaaatacaaattttataaaaaaatataattatatatttaaaagatttgagtactaaagagattacaaaaagagaaataaagagtAGAATTgatatataagaaaaaataaatattccaatatgattttttaaacGTAGAAGTTATAACTTCTGACTTTTTATAATTgagaacataaaattacttttacagTTTAGAATAAAAAACATTCAAACATAAAAAGAAGACGTTCAATACACTCAAACctattttttttaggtttaattactctgttagtctctatagtttcgtaaaatttttaattaggttcctatcttttttttttaaattgggtcactgcactaattttttttttaattaagtccctcttaatagtaattaacttaattttatagggatcaaactaaaaaaaagaattggtataaggacctaaataaaagaaaaaaaaaagtatagggaaccaattaaaaaaaattttagtgcaaagactcaattgaaaaaaaaagtataaaaacataattaaaaatttcgaaaaattataaaaaccaaacagaataattaattttttttaatgctaaAATTAAACACAGCTTTAGAAATTAAAACACCGACTCACTCTTACGTCAGTTATGTCGATGAGGGATCACCAAACAATGacgtaataataaaaatttaattttaatatattattaatataaaataattttttatgtatatctaattatataatattacatGTGTATTTGCTTGCTTTACTAAGGACTCCAATAAGAATTGTATGTCTTATTCTTTACTAGTAATGACAGTAGTAGCAATCATCATTATTATCCATATATAGTGAGGTTCGAATTAATTGATTTGACTCATATTGTTGTTAATAACTGTTTAACATGGCATGAAAAAGTTTAAAAtacttttcaattttttgtttgtaaaatagattaatttaTCTTAAAATTCATTTATATATTAGAACATAGGCAATGAAGTTGTTAATTAGGATTTAAAGTTAAGTCACTAGAATTTGACTTACTTTGATTTTAAAACTAACTTTATTATGAAATATAGTGTCTATTTTATCTATATAATAATAAACAATATAATGTACCCCATAcctgaatttaatttacttttctttcaaAACATCTCTGATCAACAATTCAACACAAACATGCTCATGCAATGAAAATGCTCATATCATTGAAGACTGCAGGAGCAAAATCTCATTGAGTGAGATTTGGTATCTCgtcaaccaccaatcaaataaaattatGTCACATATTATTTGTTTTTACCCTGATTTATTATTACACGTGATCGGATAAACTACGATTATGTGAATTTTTATAAGATTAGTAATTTTgttttagaattatttatttaatattataagaaCAACAAATTTTTGTCTTATTAAATGGAATCGACTACATTATTGTTTAAtattaattgaataaaaaatatatagtttcGCTAAATTAACATGTAgaagtgaaagaaaaaaaatagaaaaataaatttaaattggcctctcaatttttaaattgataaggtTAGCCATTTCGATTTTAAATCATTATAAAATAAGCCTCTGATTCCGAGAAGAGCACTTGTTACAACGCATGTGTAACTTGTGGGGTTGTAAGGAAGGTACCTTCACAGTTAAATACCTTGGAGTTCCCTTGGGTGCTAACTCAAAGTTGGTCAATACCTGAAAGCCTATAATTGACAAGATAGAAGAGAAACTAAGCCTATCGAAAGCTAAGGTACTAAACAAAACCGGGAAGCTAGTGCTTATCAAGTCAGTGTTAAATAGTTTGCCGGTGTATTACTTGAGCTTGTATAAGATGGCGAAGGCGGTTGCGGAGAAATTAATTTTCTTGCAGAGAAGGTTTCTTTGGAGCAAGGAGGATGGCAGGAATGGTATGGCATTGGTTCGATGGGAGTTGGTGCAGGCCCCAAAGAGGTTAGGTGGTTTGGGAGTGGGAGACGCTATGATTCAAAACACTGCActcttgtttaagtggtggtggcaatTTGCGAAGGAAGAGTGTCCTTTGTGAAAAAAGGTGGTATGCTCCTGTAATAATCTGAAGCAGGATGAGTTAGTGGCCACTCAGATGTTACCTACTAGAGGAGACTATTGGAAGGATATATGCCAGATACAGATAACAGATCAATTATTAAGGGATAAGATGATTACAAGTTTGTCCATGGAGGTTGGTGATGGTCGCCGGACTCGATTCTGGGAGGATGTTTGTCTACATTGTGGTGCCTTGAAAGATCGGTTCCCCCGCTtattctctgtttcaaaccagtGTGGTTCTTTTATTGgggattgtggattt
Coding sequences within it:
- the LOC112800421 gene encoding glycine cleavage system H protein, mitochondrial-like — its product is MALRLWASSTANVLKLSSAACRTHHLPSPFSLSRCFSTVLDGLKYANSHEWVKHEGSVATIGITDHAQDHLGEVVFVDLPEPGGSVKQGGSFGAVESVKATSDVNSPISGEIIEVNASLKETPGLINSSPYEGGWMIKVKPNSPAELDSLLGPKEYTKFCQEEDAAH